In Halobaculum magnesiiphilum, the following proteins share a genomic window:
- a CDS encoding nuclear transport factor 2 family protein, with the protein MSHEATARAYYRAIDAAAYDDLAALLAPAFVHERPDRTLSGREEFVRFMREERPRTDTEHRIDAVYVESDATDDGDPESDGDAPDGIAVRGRLLDDGGELFGFVDVFEFESADADAVIAHLTTYTD; encoded by the coding sequence GTGTCACACGAGGCAACCGCCCGAGCCTACTACCGCGCCATCGACGCGGCGGCGTACGACGACCTCGCGGCGCTGCTCGCGCCCGCGTTCGTCCACGAACGTCCGGATCGAACGCTCTCGGGACGCGAGGAGTTCGTTCGGTTCATGCGCGAGGAACGGCCGCGGACGGACACCGAACACCGGATCGACGCGGTGTACGTCGAGTCCGACGCGACCGACGATGGCGACCCCGAGAGCGACGGCGACGCTCCCGACGGGATCGCGGTCCGCGGGCGACTCCTCGACGACGGCGGGGAGCTGTTCGGCTTCGTCGACGTGTTCGAGTTCGAATCGGCCGACGCCGACGCGGTCATCGCGCACCTCACGACGTACACCGACTGA
- a CDS encoding DUF367 family protein, whose translation MDLHVRYEGDDDPDKCTARKLARFDLAELHRSDAATPYGVVLNPHAERALSPADRDAADGETLVALDCSWESAGEAMFSLPGEHRALPYLVAANPVNFGRPMQLTTVEAFAAALHMLGEPAQAEAVLAKFTWGETFLELNEEPLRRYGECDDSSEVVAIQQEYLDR comes from the coding sequence GTGGACCTGCACGTCCGGTACGAGGGCGACGACGACCCCGACAAGTGCACGGCCCGGAAGCTCGCGCGCTTCGATCTGGCGGAACTGCACCGCTCGGACGCGGCGACGCCGTACGGGGTCGTGCTCAACCCCCACGCCGAGCGGGCGTTGTCGCCGGCCGACCGCGACGCGGCCGACGGCGAGACGCTCGTCGCGCTCGACTGCTCGTGGGAGTCCGCGGGAGAGGCGATGTTCTCGCTGCCGGGGGAACACCGCGCGCTCCCGTATCTCGTCGCCGCCAACCCCGTGAACTTCGGCCGGCCGATGCAACTCACCACGGTCGAGGCGTTCGCGGCCGCGCTCCACATGCTCGGCGAACCCGCGCAGGCGGAGGCGGTGCTCGCGAAGTTCACCTGGGGGGAGACGTTCCTCGAACTCAACGAGGAGCCGCTGCGGCGGTACGGCGAGTGCGACGACTCCTCGGAGGTCGTCGCGATCCAGCAGGAGTACCTCGATCGCTGA
- a CDS encoding DUF5518 domain-containing protein, whose translation MTDWRAVAWGAVVFFVIAAFGTAIPVVGQLGAGLVGGAVAGYLAGGGLGNGAWHGLLAGSVTGVAYTLLFALLGGVLGLAGGGPLGGLLGGAGILVLGIVITLVFAIDSAIAGAIGAVLAE comes from the coding sequence ATGACAGACTGGCGTGCGGTCGCGTGGGGTGCGGTCGTCTTCTTCGTCATCGCGGCGTTCGGCACCGCCATTCCGGTCGTCGGGCAGCTCGGCGCCGGGCTCGTCGGGGGCGCCGTCGCGGGCTACCTCGCCGGCGGCGGCCTCGGCAACGGCGCGTGGCACGGCCTGCTCGCGGGCTCGGTGACCGGCGTCGCCTACACGCTCCTGTTCGCGCTGCTTGGGGGTGTTCTCGGACTCGCGGGCGGCGGTCCGCTCGGCGGGCTCCTCGGCGGCGCGGGCATCCTGGTGCTCGGGATCGTGATCACGCTCGTGTTCGCGATCGACTCGGCCATCGCCGGCGCCATCGGCGCCGTGCTCGCGGAGTAG
- the hemB gene encoding porphobilinogen synthase, with protein MFPTDRPRRLRTDGVRPLVSETDLSASDLIAPVFVDATTDERVAIESMPGHERVPVGEAVDRVEEVLATGVEAVMVFGIPESKDEVGSRAYAEDGVVQRAVRDIAAETDAYVITDVCLCEYTDHGHCGVLEDDAADDPTLTVRNDETLDLLSNTAVSHADAGADMVAPSSMTDGMVGAIREGLDEARFAEVPIMSYAVKYESAFYGPFRDAADGAPAFGDRRHYQMDPANRREALREARLDADEGADVLMVKPGLPYLDIVRDVREHSDLPVAAYNVSGEYAMLHAAADRGWLDLEETAHESLLSMKRAGADLILTYFAEDIADRL; from the coding sequence ATGTTCCCGACCGACCGGCCGCGCCGCCTGCGCACGGACGGCGTCCGGCCGCTCGTCTCCGAGACGGACCTCTCGGCGTCGGACCTGATCGCGCCGGTGTTCGTCGACGCGACGACCGACGAGCGCGTCGCCATCGAGTCGATGCCCGGCCACGAGCGCGTGCCCGTGGGCGAGGCGGTCGACCGCGTCGAGGAGGTGCTGGCGACGGGTGTCGAGGCGGTGATGGTGTTCGGCATCCCGGAGTCCAAGGACGAGGTCGGCTCGCGGGCGTACGCCGAGGACGGCGTCGTCCAGCGCGCGGTCCGCGATATCGCCGCCGAGACGGACGCGTACGTCATCACGGACGTGTGCCTCTGTGAGTACACCGACCACGGCCACTGCGGCGTCCTGGAGGACGACGCGGCCGACGACCCGACGCTCACCGTCCGCAACGACGAGACGCTCGACCTCCTCTCGAACACGGCCGTCTCGCACGCCGATGCCGGCGCGGACATGGTCGCGCCCTCCTCGATGACCGACGGGATGGTCGGCGCCATCCGCGAGGGGCTGGACGAGGCGCGCTTCGCGGAGGTGCCGATTATGAGCTACGCGGTGAAGTACGAGTCGGCCTTCTACGGGCCGTTCCGCGACGCCGCCGACGGCGCGCCCGCCTTCGGCGACCGCCGGCACTACCAGATGGACCCCGCGAACCGCCGCGAGGCGCTCCGGGAGGCCCGCCTCGACGCCGATGAGGGCGCGGACGTGCTGATGGTCAAACCCGGCCTGCCGTACCTCGACATCGTTCGCGACGTGCGCGAGCACTCCGACCTGCCGGTCGCCGCCTACAACGTCTCCGGCGAGTACGCGATGTTGCACGCCGCCGCCGACCGCGGGTGGCTCGACCTGGAGGAGACCGCTCACGAGTCCCTCCTCTCGATGAAGCGCGCCGGCGCGGACCTGATCCTCACGTACTTCGCGGAGGACATCGCCGACCGGCTCTGA
- a CDS encoding DedA family protein has protein sequence MPPWLESMLASEYAYLALFAVFVLEGAMLMYFMPSELIVPGSLILFGHSPGTVVAVIGIAVLGATVGQVVLFTVAQRGGREWLLQKRWFRVSEESLDRFDGWFDRWGPVVVPVSNALLFTRGMLTVPAGLAEMDRRRFVVLSALGTLAFESALAGLYVFGVDLLW, from the coding sequence ATGCCCCCGTGGCTGGAGTCGATGCTGGCCTCGGAGTACGCCTACCTCGCGCTGTTCGCCGTCTTCGTGCTGGAGGGCGCGATGCTGATGTACTTCATGCCGAGCGAGCTGATCGTCCCCGGGTCGCTCATCCTCTTCGGCCATTCCCCGGGGACCGTCGTCGCGGTGATCGGGATCGCGGTGCTCGGCGCGACCGTGGGACAGGTGGTGCTGTTCACCGTCGCCCAGCGGGGTGGCCGCGAGTGGCTCCTGCAGAAGCGGTGGTTCCGCGTGAGCGAGGAGAGCCTGGACCGGTTCGACGGCTGGTTCGATCGCTGGGGTCCGGTCGTCGTGCCCGTCTCGAACGCGCTGTTGTTCACCCGCGGGATGCTCACCGTCCCCGCGGGGCTGGCGGAGATGGACCGCCGCCGGTTCGTCGTGCTCTCGGCGCTCGGCACGCTCGCGTTCGAGTCGGCGCTCGCGGGGCTGTACGTGTTCGGCGTCGATCTGCTGTGGTGA
- a CDS encoding DUF6757 family protein: MQCHYCDREAAYAAERGGVTVGLCESHFRDRVEELAESEGLEALREQVDVTQADRES, translated from the coding sequence ATGCAGTGTCACTACTGCGACCGGGAGGCGGCGTACGCCGCCGAGCGCGGCGGGGTCACGGTCGGCCTGTGCGAGTCGCACTTCCGCGACCGCGTCGAGGAACTCGCCGAGAGCGAGGGCCTCGAGGCGCTCCGGGAACAGGTCGACGTGACGCAGGCCGACCGGGAGTCCTGA
- a CDS encoding PHP domain-containing protein: MVVADLHAHTTVSDGTFTLDTLVSTAREADLDAVAVTDHDRIHPDLDAPVVDRDGVTVVRGIELRVELPDGERVDLLGYGVDDDPDLRAECDRLQRDRRERGRRIIERVEEHLGVDLDVEPRAGLGRPHIARAIDESDAAYDYEDAFAHLIGDDGPCFVPRAVTPGERGVDLLGDACAVVGLAHPFRYDDPPAALDLLVEYDLDAVERFYPYAAAVDDDPDVVESLAREHDLLLTGGSDAHGKELAVDGLDARRWAAVRERLPGP, translated from the coding sequence ATGGTAGTCGCGGACCTCCACGCGCATACGACCGTCTCCGACGGGACGTTCACGCTCGACACGCTGGTCTCGACGGCCCGGGAGGCCGACCTCGACGCCGTCGCCGTCACCGACCACGACCGGATCCACCCCGACCTCGACGCGCCCGTCGTCGACCGCGACGGCGTGACGGTCGTGCGGGGCATCGAGCTGCGCGTGGAGCTGCCGGACGGCGAGCGCGTCGACCTCCTCGGCTACGGCGTCGACGACGACCCCGACCTGCGCGCCGAGTGCGACCGCCTCCAGCGTGACCGTCGCGAGCGCGGTCGGCGGATCATCGAGCGCGTCGAGGAGCACCTCGGCGTCGACCTCGACGTCGAGCCGCGCGCCGGGCTCGGTCGACCGCACATCGCCCGCGCGATCGACGAGAGCGACGCAGCATACGACTACGAGGACGCCTTCGCGCACCTGATCGGCGACGACGGTCCCTGCTTCGTCCCCCGCGCGGTCACGCCCGGCGAGCGCGGCGTCGACCTCCTCGGGGACGCCTGCGCCGTCGTCGGCCTCGCACACCCGTTCCGGTACGACGACCCGCCGGCCGCCCTCGACCTCCTCGTCGAGTACGACCTGGACGCCGTGGAGCGGTTCTACCCGTACGCCGCCGCGGTCGACGACGACCCGGACGTGGTGGAGTCGCTGGCGCGCGAGCACGACCTCCTGTTGACAGGGGGCAGCGACGCCCACGGGAAGGAACTCGCGGTCGACGGGCTCGACGCCCGGCGGTGGGCCGCGGTGCGCGAGCGGCTACCTGGGCCGTGA
- a CDS encoding DUF5789 family protein, producing MRLNGTEDELSAHEYPATSGELIDAYGDTRIELQDGSETIGAVLGRLGSETFHSADDVWMTLRGGVGHEAVGRRFYSDRDAPAVGEDGPDPVSF from the coding sequence ATGCGCCTGAACGGCACCGAAGACGAGCTATCCGCCCACGAGTACCCCGCGACGAGCGGCGAACTCATCGACGCGTACGGCGATACCCGTATCGAACTGCAGGACGGGAGCGAGACGATCGGCGCGGTACTCGGTCGCCTGGGTTCGGAGACCTTCCACTCCGCCGACGACGTGTGGATGACCCTCCGCGGCGGCGTCGGCCACGAGGCCGTCGGTCGCCGCTTCTACAGCGATCGCGACGCGCCGGCGGTCGGCGAGGACGGACCGGATCCCGTCTCGTTCTGA
- a CDS encoding DUF5784 family protein: MARPLRFRYAPGTWSASRIRDDLYGPLDANLGATERDPWFAPPAGYEARRFDMDDGSLALFCWTDDGEGPAGVGGGPGAYWLGNTETPSALWRTEKYAFADVPFPVTRWAERELTAVLYEEEPWLEDFPHLAWYFLPVLCSKDGAETTREFFREHAAGFPDADRFEALGFYEQFLATGVMDDEREEMASKLGTSEYMDLTRMTATMGEFDVARLLVNAGYDIEPEIEVSTDHVIDYRATRADGTSTLVEVTRPVAPNRRSAGTPSAAVRDTVETKTSGQLEAHGGGITLFVDCSSFPDDDWFAVRGERPEVGHRPAVVFRSRPDGRTEAYSTGSVPLELDAALEWV; the protein is encoded by the coding sequence GTGGCACGTCCCCTACGGTTCAGATACGCTCCCGGCACCTGGTCGGCGTCCCGGATCCGCGACGACCTCTACGGGCCGCTCGACGCCAACCTCGGGGCGACCGAGCGCGACCCGTGGTTCGCGCCGCCGGCGGGCTACGAGGCCCGACGGTTCGACATGGACGACGGCAGCCTCGCGCTGTTCTGCTGGACGGACGACGGCGAGGGCCCGGCGGGCGTCGGCGGCGGCCCCGGCGCCTACTGGCTCGGCAACACGGAGACGCCGTCGGCGCTGTGGCGCACCGAGAAGTACGCGTTCGCCGACGTGCCGTTCCCGGTGACGCGGTGGGCCGAGCGCGAGTTGACGGCCGTCCTCTACGAAGAGGAGCCGTGGCTCGAGGACTTCCCGCACCTCGCGTGGTACTTCCTCCCCGTGCTGTGCTCGAAGGACGGGGCCGAGACCACCCGCGAGTTCTTCCGCGAGCACGCGGCGGGGTTCCCCGACGCCGACCGGTTCGAGGCGCTGGGCTTCTACGAGCAGTTCCTCGCGACCGGCGTCATGGACGACGAGCGCGAGGAGATGGCGAGCAAGCTCGGCACAAGCGAGTACATGGACCTCACCCGCATGACCGCGACGATGGGCGAGTTCGACGTGGCGCGCCTCCTGGTGAACGCCGGCTACGACATCGAGCCGGAGATCGAGGTGTCGACCGACCACGTCATCGACTACCGCGCGACCCGCGCGGACGGCACCTCGACGCTCGTCGAGGTGACCCGCCCCGTCGCACCCAACCGGCGCTCGGCCGGCACCCCGTCGGCGGCCGTGCGCGACACCGTCGAGACGAAGACGAGCGGGCAGCTGGAGGCCCACGGCGGCGGCATCACGCTGTTCGTCGACTGCTCGTCGTTCCCCGACGACGACTGGTTCGCCGTCCGCGGGGAGCGCCCCGAGGTGGGCCACCGGCCGGCGGTGGTGTTCCGCTCGCGTCCCGACGGCCGGACCGAGGCGTACAGCACGGGGAGCGTCCCGCTGGAGCTGGACGCGGCGCTGGAGTGGGTCTGA
- a CDS encoding DUF5786 family protein produces MSMGAYDEDEHERRESKTRLDGDFAEARSEYRGRVTYDSGESAEALLDQFESIKDD; encoded by the coding sequence ATGTCAATGGGTGCCTACGACGAGGACGAGCACGAACGTCGCGAATCGAAGACCCGCCTCGACGGCGACTTCGCGGAGGCTCGAAGCGAGTACCGCGGGAGGGTCACCTACGACTCCGGCGAATCCGCGGAGGCACTCCTCGACCAGTTCGAGTCGATCAAGGACGACTGA
- a CDS encoding DUF7530 family protein, whose translation MRADFGDAWVYESIVGAVPGAALSAPVAVGLQIVVFEAGILALAAAYDLWDAVPVGTVAVGVAAVGSLLMLTLGDENRTLDVSPRYYRLLFGSSIEVVLAVLAFSGVVTHLFVVDPAAAGPPAVLLRLLPVAVAPAGEPIVAELFGERPPAPAVFLALVVVWDLCYRIGTSWWTAIVSLYRELRLECGAGTRPRFRRLDALNVGFAFVQLALVPFVADRPVLLAALVGHVVAVTVVSGAAIALSLAAE comes from the coding sequence CTGCGTGCCGACTTCGGCGACGCGTGGGTGTACGAGAGCATCGTCGGCGCGGTGCCGGGGGCGGCGCTCTCGGCGCCCGTCGCCGTCGGCCTCCAGATCGTCGTCTTCGAGGCGGGGATCCTCGCGCTCGCGGCGGCGTACGACCTGTGGGACGCCGTCCCGGTCGGGACCGTCGCGGTCGGCGTCGCAGCCGTCGGGAGCCTCCTCATGCTCACCCTCGGCGACGAGAACCGGACGCTCGACGTGTCGCCGAGGTACTACCGGCTGCTGTTCGGGTCGAGCATCGAGGTGGTGCTCGCGGTGCTGGCGTTCTCGGGGGTGGTCACCCACCTGTTCGTCGTCGACCCGGCGGCGGCCGGCCCGCCGGCGGTCCTCCTCCGCCTGCTCCCGGTCGCAGTGGCGCCGGCGGGGGAGCCGATCGTCGCGGAGCTGTTCGGCGAGCGGCCGCCGGCGCCGGCCGTCTTCCTCGCGCTCGTCGTCGTGTGGGACCTGTGTTACCGGATCGGCACCTCCTGGTGGACCGCGATCGTCTCGCTGTACCGCGAACTCCGCCTGGAGTGTGGCGCCGGAACCCGTCCACGGTTCCGGCGGCTGGACGCGCTCAACGTCGGGTTCGCGTTCGTCCAACTCGCGCTGGTCCCGTTCGTCGCCGACCGACCGGTGTTGCTGGCCGCGCTGGTGGGCCACGTCGTCGCCGTCACCGTCGTCTCGGGGGCGGCGATCGCGCTGTCGTTGGCGGCGGAGTAG
- a CDS encoding NAD-dependent epimerase/dehydratase family protein, with protein sequence MRVLVTGATGFVGSRLVPALRAAGHEVVVLVRDAERDGGTEGPDGDERSGTDDADPAVRVLEGDLLAPDEVRLVTGPGETAPQPLGRWLAALDCDAAYYLVHSMGESDDFAETDRRAAEAFRAAADEGGLDRVVYLGGLGDEREEELSEHLRSRREVGRILGEGEYDLVTLRAAVIVGDGSASFEIVRQLAARLPVMVTPRWVRTECQPIFVDDVIAYLVGVLDAPAAAGGVYDIGGPDVLTYEEVLRRTREALGGRLFVVPAPVLTPRLSSRWVRLVTDVPRGVVDPLVDGLRTPVVADDAAIRELVPVELTPFDEAVRTALARRDDRIDPGDREDRDDRADPSDGRATEPAGGATGGARGDAAERSRTAVEDSTDSEGSA encoded by the coding sequence ATGCGCGTGCTCGTGACCGGCGCGACCGGGTTCGTCGGGAGCCGTCTCGTCCCCGCCCTTCGGGCTGCGGGACACGAGGTGGTCGTTCTCGTCCGCGACGCCGAACGGGACGGCGGGACCGAGGGCCCCGACGGCGACGAACGGTCCGGGACGGACGACGCCGACCCCGCGGTCCGGGTCCTCGAGGGCGACCTCCTCGCCCCCGACGAGGTCCGCCTCGTCACCGGCCCCGGGGAGACGGCACCCCAGCCGCTGGGGCGGTGGCTCGCCGCCCTCGACTGTGACGCCGCGTACTACCTCGTCCACTCCATGGGCGAAAGCGACGACTTCGCGGAGACCGACCGCCGCGCGGCCGAGGCGTTCCGCGCCGCCGCCGACGAGGGCGGACTCGATCGGGTGGTCTACCTCGGGGGCCTCGGCGACGAGCGCGAGGAGGAGCTCTCCGAGCACCTCCGGTCGCGCCGCGAGGTCGGCCGGATCCTCGGTGAGGGGGAGTACGACCTGGTGACGCTGCGGGCGGCGGTGATCGTCGGCGACGGCTCCGCGAGCTTCGAGATCGTCCGTCAGCTCGCCGCCCGACTCCCCGTGATGGTCACCCCCCGCTGGGTCCGGACCGAGTGTCAGCCGATCTTCGTCGACGACGTGATCGCGTACCTCGTCGGCGTGCTCGATGCCCCGGCGGCGGCGGGCGGCGTCTACGACATCGGCGGGCCGGACGTGCTCACCTACGAGGAGGTGCTCCGCCGGACCCGGGAGGCGCTGGGCGGGCGGCTGTTCGTGGTCCCGGCCCCGGTGCTCACGCCACGCCTGTCGTCCCGGTGGGTCAGGCTCGTCACCGACGTGCCGAGGGGCGTGGTCGACCCCCTCGTCGACGGCCTCCGGACGCCGGTCGTCGCCGACGACGCCGCCATCCGCGAGCTGGTCCCGGTCGAGCTGACGCCGTTCGACGAGGCGGTCCGAACCGCGCTCGCGCGGCGGGACGACCGGATCGATCCGGGCGACCGAGAGGATCGAGACGACCGGGCTGACCCCTCCGACGGGCGGGCGACCGAACCCGCCGGGGGCGCCACCGGCGGGGCGCGCGGCGACGCCGCCGAGCGGTCACGGACCGCGGTCGAGGACTCGACTGACTCCGAGGGGTCCGCGTGA
- a CDS encoding YkgJ family cysteine cluster protein: MDVNCEGCAGCCLDWRPLGAPDDREREGRYRALDDAYHLVPLSRDEIRGFVDSGLGDALVPRLFAADGDRATTVDGHEVAGVDGRPAFLVGIRKPPKPVAPFEGERVWLDACAFLDPDTLKCRLHDTDRYPDRCRTYPGHNLELDADTECERVERVHGDTGERLVEDTVPEDLPPPPLGRGALGSTVFLHHDPEALSDSGAVGRLIDGEATPADRAAFVAAAAASAPGTAAVNDDRYELARERVLAADSWVGNAAAEWDAAAGDPGDRVGDAPDAERVEVDRGAPATTDWES; this comes from the coding sequence ATGGACGTGAACTGCGAGGGCTGTGCCGGCTGCTGTCTCGACTGGCGGCCGCTGGGCGCGCCCGACGACCGCGAGCGCGAGGGACGCTACCGAGCGCTCGACGACGCGTACCACCTCGTCCCGCTCTCGCGCGACGAGATCCGCGGGTTCGTCGACTCGGGCCTCGGCGACGCGCTCGTCCCGCGGCTGTTCGCGGCCGACGGCGACCGCGCCACGACGGTCGACGGACACGAGGTCGCGGGGGTCGACGGCCGCCCCGCCTTCCTCGTCGGCATTCGCAAGCCCCCGAAGCCCGTCGCGCCGTTCGAGGGCGAGCGTGTCTGGCTCGATGCGTGCGCCTTCCTCGACCCGGACACGCTGAAGTGCCGGCTCCACGACACCGACCGCTACCCCGACCGCTGTCGAACCTACCCCGGACACAACCTCGAACTCGACGCCGACACGGAGTGCGAGCGCGTCGAGCGGGTCCACGGCGACACGGGCGAGCGCCTCGTCGAAGACACGGTCCCCGAGGACCTCCCGCCGCCCCCGCTGGGCCGGGGGGCGCTGGGCTCGACAGTGTTCCTTCACCACGATCCCGAGGCGCTCTCCGACTCGGGCGCCGTCGGGCGGCTGATCGACGGGGAGGCGACGCCGGCCGACCGGGCCGCGTTCGTCGCCGCGGCCGCCGCGTCGGCGCCCGGCACGGCCGCGGTGAACGACGACCGCTACGAACTGGCCCGCGAGCGCGTGCTCGCGGCCGACTCGTGGGTGGGCAACGCCGCGGCCGAGTGGGACGCCGCCGCCGGCGACCCCGGGGACCGCGTCGGCGACGCGCCCGACGCCGAGCGCGTGGAGGTCGACCGCGGGGCGCCCGCGACGACCGACTGGGAGAGCTGA
- a CDS encoding DUF7561 family protein, producing MSKQRCNGCDRRVRLGGGIGDLWSFETGSTDGLTLELADGSEHFLCYDCIEGLPDDEEVTRGHVEALPGDVED from the coding sequence ATGAGCAAGCAGCGCTGCAACGGCTGCGACCGGCGCGTCCGTCTCGGCGGCGGGATCGGCGACCTCTGGTCGTTCGAGACCGGGAGCACCGACGGCCTAACGCTGGAGCTGGCGGACGGCTCCGAGCACTTCCTGTGTTACGACTGCATCGAGGGGCTGCCCGACGACGAGGAGGTCACGCGCGGGCACGTCGAGGCGCTTCCGGGGGACGTGGAGGACTGA
- a CDS encoding helicase C-terminal domain-containing protein: MDPDRIGSEFPAPSFRGAQERALSDIADAFAAGNRVVLVRAPTGSGKSLLARAIAGAARSVEEASPSEATGAYYTTPQVSQLDDVAEDDLLDDLNVIRGKSNYTCILPGEEDTPVNRAPCARQRGYDCSVQHRCPYYSDRAIASNRPIAAMTLAYFMQTAGSDVFRKRDVVVVDEAHGLAEWAEMYATIELSPGTVPVWDDVGVPDVHNDEVGPVERTSRFAKALLGVCSDEKDELLRQSDLSPEEAARRDRLQELISDLKWFLEDYRDTESATTWVVDQPDGEGGALTIKPLDPEKYLKHTVWDRGNRFALLSATILSKESFCRGVGLDPEDVALVDVEHTFPVENRPLFDTTRGKMTYEHRDETLPKVARLCLRLMARHPDEKGLIHAHSYAIARQLAERFDQFGVAARVRSHDSDDRDAQLEAWKASDDPEVFVSVKMEEALDLKGDLCRWQVLCKAPYLNTGDSRVAARLEDGRWPWYHRAALRTVIQACGRVVRAPDDHGATYLADSSLLDLFERAEADTPPWFRDQIDRMSTPDVPEFDPEAAMAGMDADPGPSSGAGHGIGRGRSGGGGGTKGFSGGSGGSGGSGGSGGAGRSSSSSSSSSRAAGASDGGTRGGDGNDGDEDPMADHPLSDVWGE; this comes from the coding sequence GTGGACCCCGACCGGATCGGCTCCGAGTTCCCCGCGCCCTCCTTCCGTGGCGCCCAGGAGCGGGCGCTGTCGGACATCGCGGACGCGTTCGCCGCCGGCAACCGCGTCGTCCTCGTGCGCGCACCCACCGGCAGCGGGAAGTCGTTGCTGGCGCGCGCCATCGCTGGCGCCGCACGGAGCGTCGAGGAGGCGAGCCCTTCGGAGGCGACGGGCGCGTACTACACTACGCCGCAGGTGTCCCAGCTCGACGACGTGGCCGAGGACGACCTGCTCGACGACCTGAACGTCATCCGCGGGAAGTCCAACTACACCTGCATCCTCCCGGGCGAGGAGGACACGCCCGTGAACCGGGCGCCCTGCGCCCGCCAGCGCGGCTACGACTGCTCGGTCCAGCACCGCTGTCCGTACTACTCCGACCGCGCCATCGCCTCGAACCGCCCCATCGCCGCGATGACGCTGGCGTACTTCATGCAGACCGCCGGCTCGGACGTGTTCCGGAAGCGCGACGTGGTCGTCGTCGACGAGGCCCACGGCCTCGCGGAGTGGGCGGAGATGTACGCGACCATCGAGCTGTCGCCGGGGACCGTCCCCGTCTGGGACGACGTGGGGGTCCCCGACGTGCACAACGACGAGGTCGGGCCGGTCGAGCGCACCTCGCGGTTCGCGAAGGCGCTGCTGGGCGTCTGTTCGGACGAGAAGGACGAGCTGCTCCGGCAGAGCGATCTGAGTCCCGAGGAGGCCGCGCGGCGCGACCGCCTCCAGGAGTTGATCTCGGATCTGAAGTGGTTCCTGGAGGACTACCGCGACACGGAGTCGGCGACGACGTGGGTCGTCGACCAGCCCGACGGCGAGGGGGGCGCGCTCACGATCAAGCCGCTGGACCCCGAGAAGTACCTGAAACACACCGTCTGGGACCGCGGCAACCGCTTCGCCCTGCTCTCGGCGACGATCCTCAGCAAGGAGTCGTTCTGTCGCGGCGTCGGGCTCGACCCCGAGGACGTCGCGCTCGTCGACGTGGAGCACACCTTCCCCGTCGAGAATCGACCGCTGTTCGACACGACGCGGGGGAAGATGACGTACGAACACCGCGACGAGACGCTCCCGAAGGTCGCGCGCCTGTGCCTGCGGCTGATGGCGCGCCACCCCGACGAGAAGGGGCTGATCCACGCCCACAGCTACGCCATCGCGCGACAGTTGGCCGAGCGGTTCGACCAGTTCGGCGTCGCCGCCCGCGTGCGGAGCCACGACAGCGACGACCGCGACGCCCAACTGGAGGCGTGGAAGGCCAGCGACGATCCCGAGGTCTTCGTCTCCGTGAAGATGGAGGAGGCGCTGGACCTGAAGGGCGACCTCTGCCGCTGGCAGGTGCTGTGTAAGGCGCCGTACCTCAACACCGGCGACTCCCGCGTCGCCGCCAGGCTGGAGGACGGTCGGTGGCCGTGGTATCACCGCGCTGCCCTCCGCACCGTCATCCAGGCGTGCGGCCGGGTCGTGCGCGCGCCCGACGACCACGGCGCGACGTACCTCGCGGATTCGAGCCTCCTTGACCTCTTCGAGCGCGCCGAGGCCGACACGCCGCCGTGGTTCCGCGACCAGATCGACCGCATGTCGACCCCCGATGTCCCCGAGTTCGACCCCGAGGCGGCGATGGCGGGGATGGACGCCGACCCAGGCCCGAGTTCGGGCGCCGGCCACGGGATCGGTCGCGGACGGTCGGGCGGCGGCGGTGGCACCAAGGGATTCAGCGGCGGATCGGGGGGGTCCGGCGGATCCGGCGGATCCGGCGGGGCTGGCCGGTCGTCCTCGTCGTCTTCCTCCTCGTCGCGAGCGGCGGGAGCCTCGGACGGCGGTACCCGCGGCGGCGACGGCAACGACGGCGACGAGGACCCGATGGCCGACCACCCGTTGTCGGACGTGTGGGGGGAGTAG
- a CDS encoding UPF0175 family protein, which yields MTIHGVDTALTLFKAGTLTRTQAARKAGVDLDRFDELCRRRGIGSAGPSLDPSGPSHVNAD from the coding sequence ATGACGATCCACGGTGTCGACACCGCCCTGACGCTGTTCAAGGCCGGAACGCTCACACGGACGCAGGCCGCCCGGAAGGCCGGCGTCGACCTCGACCGCTTCGACGAGCTGTGCCGCCGCCGCGGCATCGGATCCGCGGGGCCGTCGCTCGACCCGAGCGGCCCCTCGCACGTCAACGCCGACTGA